The sequence aataataaacctGTATAAGCTATTTACAGAAGCATTGTCCAAGACAACTGTGGCTCCGCTGCGTGATTCAACAGCTATCCAAAAGTCCGTTGGAATATTTTGACGGCAGTCAACTTTGCCGGAAATTTCAAACCTGCAGCCCTTAATGGAAAATTCCTAACATTCTGACCGGGCCAGGTTGAATGGAGTCAAGTTGGACAAGATTAACTTATCATCATGCATGATTTGCGGCAACCGGGAAGCAAAGGATGTTTTGATTGTTTGGGAGGAATTCATTTGTAAAGCAGCTCTGTTCTTGGAGAGGGCTCGAGAACTTATGCAAAAAAGGATGAACCAGATGAAAAATTATCCTGTTGCAAGTAAATAAAGTGGTGACATTGCCAAATTCAATGGAAATTTTGATAAGACTCTTAAGACTCATGTAAGAATTTATGATGTCCAGCATGTGCATTCATGAATTGTATTACAAATGAGATTTTCATGCGGTGAGCTTCGGAATCAGTGTCATTAGTTTGTTTTTTCACTCTTTCCAAACGTGATACATGTTTCATAAAGTGTGATGGAATTACATAATTGGATATATGATGCAACGTTCTAATAGACTTTGTgtccatcattttttttttcgtgtGTGGACATCAGAGGAGGCATTGGCTGGAATTAAAGCCCATTGAAGGCAACGCCATGAGCAGAAGAGAATCACGCCTATCTATAGTATAGTCTCCCTCGAGAGCATAAAACATGAGAAGCCCTAAAAACCCATGTAGATGCCTTCACTATAGAAGATCTTTTAACAGAGGATTGCACTTTAACCTAACCTGTGTGATCCTGCGTCATTTATCTATGAAATAATAGTAAGAGAGTTACCTTCTAATCTTCTCTAAACTTTAGGATTGCGAAACTAATGCTCTTCCACACAGCCGCCAAGTCAGAACAAAAAAAGGTACTGAACAGGGGAGGGGAGGAGATGCTCATTTCATTCGGTATAGAGAATGAGTCTCAAAAAAGTCTCATTTCTAGCTGTCTAAAGCAACCAAGCAATGCAAGCCACATAAAAATATGCTGAAATCCTTCGCCTACtacaagaaaaataggaacaaGTGCTTGATtatgagaaatttttttttgatacatcaTTCACGAAAATTTTGTTACCAAAAAAATTCCACCTTTAGTTCCATTTCCATGGCCAACCAATCAATTACCGTAAAACTAGCAAGTTAAAAACAAATATTATACTCCATCGCGGTCAAAACTCTATCTAGGGAGAGTTGGGTCAAAATTCTATCTGGGCGGTGGGTACAATCTATAAGAAATGGATGATTCGAACATGCGAACGGCTGGAAAGTGGAGGTCGCAAAACACGACTTCCGCGGATCCTCTTTTGACGCGTTTCCACGTTTGAAGCGTGCCCCAGTCatggaagctttttttttttttttttaaaactaaatTGTTATCTTTAGAGACAGCACCTCATTAACTTACTTCCGCGTCATTGCTTTAATCGTCAAACCTTTAAATATAAGTATTAAAGAAGCAAAGAGGATCAAACATTAGAAAAATTCAAACATAAAAATTACTAACATTAGAAAAAAACCTTGTCTCACTATCAATAGTAATTAAGCAAAGAGAATAACTTCTCGAGTTCTCCTGTTTTAGCATGTTAATGtatacataaatatttttttatgcatggcaagaaaaaaaaaaatcttgttaaCATATGCAGAAAATGTAACAATAAATTTATACCTTAaagttaatttttgaaatcgagAGAAAAAATTAACGAGCACACACAAAAATATGCTCAAATCCTCCaccaactaaaagaaaaattggagCAAGCACCTGATTACGAAAAAAATCTTTTCTACCAAGGAGATTCCATTATTGTTCCATTTCCATGGAGAACCAACCAATTCTTCGTCAAATATTATACTCCATCAGGGTCAAAATTCTATCTTGGGAGAGTAATAAGGCATTTTGATAATGAGAAACAAAGGGGTAGATCAACAACTGATTAACATGACACCTAATCCCTTACCCAGACGGACAAGGGCAATTCGGGAAGACCAAAGGCTCCCCGAATGcgtacttttttttgtttggcagGGGCAATTCGGGAACCCTAAATCTGCAGTTCTGAACTCAACAGTGGTCCAATTTGTTTAAACTTTAACCTAAACGGACAGGGGCAATTCGGGAAGTACAAAGAAAGAGTGTGTACGTACGCGGCCGGGTGAAATAAGCTTAATAAACTTCGCCGGCTACGGCGTCGTTCCCTCCTCCATTACAAAGAAAGAGGCTCCTACGTCACGGCCCAACCTaatttagagagagaaaagaaaaccaaCAGCAaggattagagagagagagagagagaagccctATATTGTCCGCTATCGTGGTTTCGATTGGATTGAAGCGTGCGTGGGGACGGCATCCATGACCCCTTTCCTCTTCCCCTcccccctcttctcctcctcttcccctctgtCTCTGATTCCAATTTGTTAGATAGAAACCCTAGAGATCGATTCTCGTCTGGGAAATCCTAGGTTCCGATCTCCTTTGCTGTATATATTTCGTCTCTGTTTTTTGGACCGATCGATTGGGTGATGCGAGTCGGTCTGTTTTCTTGCTGTCTTGCGTGAATCTGTGAGGATTCGAGAGATCGGAGGGGGTTTATCTATTTTTTGCGGTCGctggtgtttttttttccttcgggATTTCTTGTTCGTTGTAAAAAAATCTGatttttagggttagggtttgaaATCGGGGTGTGGGTTTCTTGAATCTGGCCGCGGCAATGGAGCCCCGTGTCGGGAACAAGTTTCGGCTCGGTCGCAAGATCGGGAGCGGGTCTTTTGGAGAGATCTATTTAGGTATGTGATTGGTTTTAATTTGGATTTTTTGTCTCTTTGGGGATTTGAGATTTGGCACCTTTTCGGAattttttggttatttttgtcCGTATTTGCAGGTACTAATACTCAAACGAACGAAGAGGTTGGCATTAAACTCGTGAGTATTACCCCTTGACAGACTTTGGATTTTGGATTTGGTTTTTTTACTATTATTTGAGTTGTAAATTAGTTGGTCGATAAATTCAGTGTCTGGAAAAGAAAATTGTCAGAGTCGATGAAATTATTGGCCTGTTGCTTTAATTACCTTCTGTCCGCCTTCTGcatgtctctttttttttgtttttaaatttttaaattttcctcCTCCTGATGATCATTCTTTAGTTGGACCTGTGCAGCATATCTTCTTGgttttatttgaatttaaagggCTTCTCTCACAAGTTGTGCTGGGGATAAGATGGTGTACCAAGATTTATCTTTTTGTTAATTTTCATCGGAAGAAGTGCGAAGAAATACATAAGGAACCTCTGCCATAATTAGAACCTTCACTATCAAACCATGCCTCAACTTTGGGGTTGGCTTTGTGAATCTTCATATGCCAATAATTTTTGTAAGGAACCATTCAAGTGGAAAATATCTGTAAGTTGAAATTGGTTTTGTGATTTTCCGCAGTAAGTAGGCAGTGGGCCCCAAATTCTGGATGGcgtttttcaaatttttgtttCTGTGGCTGttcactttccccccttcctctcctcttATCAGTTTGTTTAATATGATGTAGTAGTGCACTTCGACTGTGGAAAAGTGAGAACAAAGATCTTTATTTTCAGTTTACTCTTTACTTTTTAGTCATTCCCTTTTTTAAAAGATAGTGCTCACTTGTTTTTTAATCAAATATACCCCTTAAAGATTTGTCATCATCTTTCTTTAAGGGAGTTATGGGGTCTTTTGGGGGTCTGGAAGGGAATATATGTTTTTCTTGTTCATTTTAGTTCTTCAAATCTTGTCCTTGTTGTTAGCCTCTATTTGGGTTAAAATTCCCATACACGATCTCTTTTTTATCAGGAAAATGTCAAGACAAAGCATCCCCAGTTGTTATATGAATCAAAACTATACAGAATTCTACAAGGAGGAAGTAAGGAGGAATTTCATTTCCTTTCTGTTGCAATTCAtataaaaaagttttttttttaaacttaccATGCTTAGTTGTATTTCCTCATGTTTGATTTTGGCAGCTGGGATTCCGAATGTGAGATGGTTTGGTGTTGAAGGTGATTATAATGTCCTTGTGATGGATCTACTTGGACCAAGCCTTGAAGACCTTTTTAACTTCTGTAGCAGAAAGCTGTCTCTGAAGACTGTTCTTATGCTTGCGGATCAGATGGTATAGCATTACGTACAATGTGCTTATAGGATCATAACTGTCAAATCTTGTCGAAACATTTTTATCTTGTACTATGCTTCATAGTTCCTCTACTGCACCAGCGATCATACTACGAGCTACTTCAGCTATTTCTGCTCGCTTTTCAAAATCCTCACAACTCCAAGTTGTTTTAGCTGTTTGCTTTTTCTCTCCCTGTTCGTCTTAAGAAATTTGATTACTCTTTTGTTGGGCTTCCTCATATCTCAGGGGGCATGGTCACACCATATTTGCTGCCTCTCCCCTATCTTGTTGTCAGTAGCTTGAGCTCTTTGCTTCCTCTAGTGTAATCATTCCTTATTTCATCCTTGTTTCACAATGCATTCACCTTAGCTACTTTCCTTTGCCATTCTCTTCTTGCGTAATTACACTAGAAACCATTATGAAATAAACTTGTGGCAAattgtttcatttttttgtttgtttctgaCATATATATTTTATCCTTCTTCAGATCAACCGAGTGGAGTTTGTTCACTCCAAGTCCTTTCTGCATCGAGACATCAAACCAGATAATTTTCTTATGGGCCTAGGGCGACGGGCTAATCAGGTGCTCCATGAAGTTTTATCCTTGTTCATTATAGTCCTTTTCATGATAACAAATTGTAATCTGTTTATCTTGCTGCTGTTGTACATTTTGTAGGTGTATGTCATTGATTTTGGACTTGCCAAGAAATATAGAGATACTACGACTCACCAACACATTCCATATAGGTAAGATGCTGGAttgtttaaaatccatgaaaatGTTATATTTGAAATTGCTGTATTGCAAGTCTGAAAGTGAATGGCTTTCCATTGTGCTTGACAATGCTTGAATGCGAAGAACCTCCTACTATAGTCTGTCTCAAAAATTTAACATTGGGTATGCACACAAGTTTTGAATATTTTAAAAAGCCACTCCACTTCATCTAGCATCTCTCATGAAACCTGAAAGAGGTTTAATTCTCTTAAATCAAGTCTTGAGCCTAGGTGAGTCTTAAGTATATATTTCTGAAACTTTtgatctttttattttctttgttctttattACAGCTTATTTCCCATTTTAAAATACAGTCTGCTGTAGAGCAATTTGATGTTGTAGTTCGCTATTGTCATAGTCTTGGTGTAACAAAGTTTTATTTAGTTAATGCTGAAAGTGGATAGTATTAAAATTCTTGTTGCTTGCTTGAAAGAAAAAAGGCATTGGACATGAAGCCTTCTAAAGTTTTATAAAGTAGAATCATAAGATTTTTGGCCATTAATAATTTTCCTGGATTTGATCAACAGCCATAGTATAACATCAAATGTTAAATTTCTAGAAATACAATAAGATTGTTGCTTTGGCTTGAGGAAAGGTTTGTTTCTAAAAGGATACAAGTGGAATATACTGTAATACTTacccttattttttttccttttggccTCAAATtgtattcttatgaaaatatatAGGGCATAGCTTTAATCATGGTCAAGTCTTGATAGGATTACATGGCTTTTTCTTGCCCTTTTGGACCCGTTTGGCTTGCAGGAAGAATTTTTCGTCACAGGAATTTTTTTTCTGAGAATATGATGCCTGAAAAAAATAGTCTTGATATGTTTGGTTAATCAAGGAAAAGTGGCACATTTCATagtggcttatgtttggttgagcatctacttttctgaaaaatttgTATCAAATacctattatactcttaataaagggAAAGACCGTACCtatagattttgatggcttaagggTACTTTTGGAGAAAAAAGATCCCAACTTTCAACCGGTGAGAAAGTAGCTTTTCTATATCCTCCATGGGTTTTTCATTCCcatgaaatatgaaaatctttttttgatggaaatGCTACTTTTACATCtctcttttttgaaaactccaaccaaacaagcgacacttttttgtttttccgttgaccacacttttcctcctcccacgaaccaaacgagtcatTAAGGAATGGTGATTTTTGGTTATGGCTTATATAATAATTGCAAGTGAATTGCAGTAAAATAAGTCATATCAATGATAAATGTTTCCTGAAGACGGCTTAATTTTTTGAAGCATCATTGTTGATTGTCTCATAGCTAGTTGTTCTTGCCTAAATTGTCTTTCGTGACTAAGAAGCTAATGATTGAAGGAcatgtttttcttcttgttgATGTTCTTTTGTCTTTAGGTAGTGAAGCTCAATTGGCATGTTCTCATGAAATTTTTAGTCGCATGATAGGGTTGCGACAAGATTATTTCTTCCATGAAGAACTTAGTTTTGATTGTCTACACATTTAAAGAGTGTAGTATGACAAAAAAGAAACATGCTAaaccatcatttttttttgccttttatgACCTATTCTTTATCTGTTGTTGTATAATAGTGTTACATGCTCCAGGAATATAATTTGGCTGTTAAAATAGATTACTGCCAATAATTCAAGTTGAAGTTTTTGTCCCCATTCCACTTGCCTCGGTAAGGGAGGGTTGTGGAATGTCCAAGAAAATCATCATGATTGATCAAGTTTTAATGTTGTTTTTAATGTTGCATTATCTGGTTGTTGAGTATCTTAGTATCACTTATTATCTGATACCTGCTGCAGGCACTTAAATTGTAGGATTCTTTGGTTAGGCCTGCATGTGAGGTGGTTATCGAATCTAACTTTGGTTTGTTTTTTTATAGTAGGCTTGGCATTGTAGGATTCCTTGCTTTCATCCTACTTGTCATATGACACATCGAGAGGGTGAGCTTATGTAATGGTGAGGTTTCTCCATTGTAAATTGGAGGTTATGGGTTTGAAacacaaaaatatttttctttgcacATGGGGGTAAGGCTACATACATCGGGCCCTCGCCAGACCCCACAATGGCAGGATCTTGTGCGCTgggcttcttttctttcctatcATGCGACACATCTGAttgatttattaaaaaattattgcaaTTCTTGTTCTTGTTCTGCTTCTTTATGGAGGCTTATGGTGGGGGAAGTCTAAATTAAATCCTTTTGGAGTCATCTAGTGGCTGTTCACTTTAATTTTGGTTTGCATCTAATTCAGCTGTTGATATGCCAAGGCATAACCTTATTATTTGTGTGAATGCTGAGCATGCCAAGCCAAGAGCAGTTCAAATGTTTGCATAAACTTACTATGTGATGACACTTTATTTCTGCTTATTTGGTGATTGGAGCCGTAACATTTAGGTTATATAGGATGTCTGAAATTCTCTAATTCTACTTATTTAAGGAGCAATTGCAACCATGGTCCACCAAATCAGTACCGGAATCCGTACCGGTCGGTGTCCGGtatggttcggtaccggttcggtgtCGAACCAAATCTGCAGGGTGTGCTGGTCTGTGCCGGTGCCGAACCGAGCTGGCAGGGCGTGCCGGTTCACAGATCGGCACATCCTATTTTTTGTTGCAGGtctcaaacaatttaattggtaatcactcttttcaaactttttctatgaatttaagtctaatttgatgatgttttgatattttcttgattgtttttttgatgtttctattatCTCGATTTAACctagatgatgcatcttattgctttaaataatgcaaatcataaaatgaacaacataaaaatattttcaattcaAGTAGTGatgtgaaaaatataaaataatacaatcagtTATATACGTTTAAAGTACAACATGCATGCCGATATTTATAATCGGGTCGAGTGGCGATGACTCTCGTAGATATCCAGATCATAAGCATAGTCATAGTGCTACTTGACTTGTTGCGAACCGACCGGTTTGCACCGAGTCGGTATCGAACTGGTCGGAATCGACCAGTTCCGACATGTTCCGGCCGGTCTCATGGCGGTTCCGGCCCATACGGACCATTTCCTAGTAGCAAAGCGATCCGATTTACAACCGggtcggttcggtaccggtggAACCGTACGATTTAGCCCGGTTTGGCAGACCTTGCTTGCAACCCTTTGTGCCCCATCCCACTAATTCATTGTTGGAACCTTAGTGCCTTATGTCACTCATTCACAGCAAAGGTGGCTTTCCTCAATAATGCCTTATATATGATACTTTTAtcattaagattttcttttaataGTTTGGGATCTTTATGACATACATTCACTAGTTACATTCTACAAATAGTTTTTCTTGCCATCATAAAGAAGCGTTGCTATTCTCATTACAGTTACACTAATTACCGTTTAAGTTATTCCCCTTTCACAATATTGTTCGAAGCTTGATGGTGTATATTCAGCTTGTAAATCTCATACTTGTAAATCTCATCAGTGGTTTTCATATCTATCAGTATAATCTTTGAATTTGATTGCACACCTTTAGTTGCTGGAAGATTGTTGTTGCCACATTGTTTGCATTCTCATGtttatatttatgtatgtatattgcaGAGAGAACAAAAACTTGACTGGGACAGCAAGATACGCAAGTGTAAACACTCATCTTGGCATAGGTATGTACCTGTATATCTGTAAATGCATATTTGTGATTAACATTTGCTAATGTTGAAATTTTAATGTCTGATCTGATGTTTGTCTATTGCTGTTTGTGCTTCATTTTCTCTATATTTTGCTGCATTCATTAAATGCCATGTTTTGGATCTGACTAGTGTTTTTTGGTTTCTAAGAACAAAGCAGGAGGGATGATCTCGAATCTCTTGGATATGTTCTCATGTACTTCTTAAGAGGAAGGTGTGGTTTTCTTGTTTGGaccttttctttatttgtttctGTTTTCCACTTTGCCATATCTAATAAGAAGTCTTCTCCTCTGTTTTCAGTCTTCCATGGCAGGGTTTGAAAGCAGGAACCAAGAAACAGAAGTATGAGAAGATCAGTGAAAGAAAAGTTGCCACATCAATTGAGGCAAGTTTTTTGTTGGTATTATGAACTGCGGCTTAtaacatttttttctcttttaatgCGTAACACTTATATAATGTTCAGGCTCTGTGTCGGGGATATCCTTCAGAATTTGCATCGTACTTCCATTATTGCCGCTCGCTACGTTTTGAAGATAAGCCAGATTATGCATATCTCAAGAGATTATTTCGGGACCTTTTTATCCGTGAGGGTGGGCATTTCACATTATTATTCGCAGAAAGAATGGAAGATTTGTTTATTGACTGGATTATTTATTTCTAAAGTGGAAAACTGTGAATATTGCTTCATATAAGGCTAACATTGTTTTTGTGTTTGTTCTTCTTCAGGATTTCAGTTTGATTATGTGTTTGACTGGACCATTCTGAAATATCAGCAGTCACAGATTTCCAGTGCTCCTCCACGTGCTCCTGTTAGTCCAATGCAGAATATGCTGTTTTTGATCCCCTCCCTGTCTCTCAGTACTCAAACAATggctaaatcttttttttttattg is a genomic window of Phoenix dactylifera cultivar Barhee BC4 chromosome 4, palm_55x_up_171113_PBpolish2nd_filt_p, whole genome shotgun sequence containing:
- the LOC103724077 gene encoding casein kinase 1-like protein 2, whose amino-acid sequence is MEPRVGNKFRLGRKIGSGSFGEIYLGTNTQTNEEVGIKLENVKTKHPQLLYESKLYRILQGGTGIPNVRWFGVEGDYNVLVMDLLGPSLEDLFNFCSRKLSLKTVLMLADQMINRVEFVHSKSFLHRDIKPDNFLMGLGRRANQVYVIDFGLAKKYRDTTTHQHIPYRENKNLTGTARYASVNTHLGIEQSRRDDLESLGYVLMYFLRGSLPWQGLKAGTKKQKYEKISERKVATSIEALCRGYPSEFASYFHYCRSLRFEDKPDYAYLKRLFRDLFIREGFQFDYVFDWTILKYQQSQISSAPPRAPGLGAGPSSGLAPAVANDRQSGGEEGRTSGWSAMDPSRRRVSAPAPAPAANVGSLSKQKTPMRKDPTATKDVMLSSSTFLGRSSGSSRRAAVSSSRDVAASEFDPSRTRTTEASAGTFLKLSGAQRSPPVSSAEHKRTSSGRHPSNIKNYESTLEGIECLNFDSDERVQY